A genomic window from Massilia sp. METH4 includes:
- a CDS encoding alpha-2-macroglobulin: MLVAWAALMAGPGTVAAQESGNEPRNEPSNYVPLKGEPFFLLADTGFGSAEEARVRLEVPGRDMARMNLQAYSGADIVVYRVPAPLEFLKKQRNLHRVQVEGNYQGEGLANTLRYLWDSWWKQSRLIWRQLFSADARKAVTDTQPKLATSEAIRRPATFENNPQYKPLKGFEMVDRFRYPIWQAKPIEPPKGVKLDGSSSEFIATGPGNLMIPIGKRKPGLYLVEAIIGEHRATTLVFVSDTVAVTKVSSGQMLVWSARRDNGAAVPGTNVVWTDGTGVLQSGATGADGVASLERGSPEHTYVLGEDRNGGVFVSENFYYDSEIYNTKLYAVTDRPLYRPGDEVNVKFLGREFTSARASQAAAAAPIGLTVYDPNGTPLLTQTLQLSPETGSETRFRLPEQAGAGGYELRFSYQGGLYGAAFRVAEYIKPHFEISVQPSRPEFKTGEKVDGTIALRYADGKPVRNATLTLSLRGQQNTLVEGELRYGGLFPVDLATQELKTDSSGNADFALPPAADPSRYILTVLATDGAAYRVKTTRELLIARSATTYQLKAARQFSDSGQVVRFDIAAQGQGGAKPTRWEMVQLETQTKTEGAFNSAAKTWDVKFPASGSYQLSLRDERGNLVAATSHWVSGAGVKATPGSIEIVLDRARYRAGETAEALITFSAPADQALLTLERDKVENHGLLNGGGAWFQARRVAPNQWRVRIPVREEHGPNVTFSVATVRNGEFVFENAGLQVVEPRIALQFATDKEVYQPGEKVTLDITATLDGKPVSTLVALGVVDEMIYVLQPEIAPDIADFFYHPRRNNVRTTASLSFISYDMAQGRLSGVPARHNYNERGVKVLERPRRDNVDTALWAPSLKTDADGRARVTFTMPDALTRWRITGRAMDAQGRVGQRTGYLRSDKSFYAKWTAPGWMRAGDAPLATVAVFNQSGAKASLDVMLTAGGAARTQKIDAAPGVNYVAFPLNGAGGQLRLEVRQGGRVVDALDSALQVQPAGWSSPRALSVPLAGAVTPLKLPADARNVRVSFAQGAAGHFARIADDLIDYPYGGVEQTASRIIPLTMAANSLPPDTPGLRDRLLASLQNQRLRLVSMAGPDAVFGWWGDGTQDSALMTAYAYYADWYAARALKIDLPAEHWENLLKVYGDKGPNEGMGQRALALWMAHDMGLPTKTLASGLVDEVTAAMPAPAKPQARALTASMVLGGDDAAAQALALGLVSVVAAENGIVAAPALQERIGAAWQVLRETPAPLAQALLMLAGQAPASQAEAVLAAVRGDMPTMDRALTLLWVQKKLGGASFGKGAEMVPQGAWRKIETAAGQAQWRWVDAKALPDALALAAAAPAGTVAVVQYESRAAETATLPLAVERRILRMKRGNDGYAMELVKPGEALRTDELYLDEIRLKPAAGAQHRFGVLEVPLPPGAGVEPTTWGIALEGKPPTPLERARHADRPDGYAVPVDPVAGETVVRHLLRFAQKGSYVLPPARYYRVYQPEQKAIEGNGAARRTLKVE, encoded by the coding sequence GTGCTGGTCGCCTGGGCTGCCTTGATGGCGGGACCGGGCACCGTTGCCGCGCAGGAGTCGGGCAATGAGCCGCGCAATGAGCCCAGTAACTACGTGCCGCTCAAGGGCGAGCCGTTCTTCCTGCTGGCCGACACGGGCTTCGGCTCGGCGGAAGAGGCGCGCGTGCGGCTCGAAGTGCCGGGCCGCGACATGGCGCGCATGAACCTGCAAGCCTACTCGGGCGCCGACATTGTCGTGTACCGGGTGCCCGCGCCGCTGGAGTTCCTGAAGAAGCAGCGCAACCTGCACCGCGTGCAGGTCGAAGGCAACTACCAGGGCGAAGGGCTGGCCAATACGCTGCGCTACCTGTGGGACAGCTGGTGGAAACAGTCGCGCCTGATCTGGCGCCAGCTGTTCTCGGCCGATGCCCGCAAGGCCGTCACCGACACGCAGCCGAAACTCGCCACCAGCGAAGCCATCCGCCGGCCGGCCACCTTCGAGAACAACCCGCAGTACAAGCCGCTGAAGGGCTTCGAGATGGTGGACCGCTTCCGCTATCCGATCTGGCAAGCGAAGCCGATCGAGCCGCCCAAGGGTGTGAAGCTGGACGGCTCCAGCAGCGAGTTCATTGCCACCGGGCCGGGCAACCTGATGATCCCGATCGGCAAGCGCAAGCCCGGCCTGTACCTGGTCGAGGCGATCATCGGCGAGCACCGCGCCACGACGCTGGTGTTCGTGTCGGATACCGTGGCCGTGACCAAGGTCTCGTCCGGCCAGATGCTGGTGTGGAGCGCGCGGCGCGACAATGGCGCCGCCGTGCCGGGCACGAATGTGGTGTGGACGGACGGCACCGGCGTGCTGCAGTCGGGGGCCACTGGCGCGGACGGCGTCGCGTCGCTCGAGCGGGGCAGCCCGGAACATACGTACGTGCTGGGCGAAGACCGCAACGGCGGCGTGTTCGTATCCGAGAATTTCTACTATGACAGCGAGATCTACAACACCAAGCTGTACGCCGTCACCGACCGCCCGCTGTACCGGCCCGGCGACGAAGTCAACGTCAAGTTCCTCGGCCGCGAGTTCACGTCCGCGCGCGCTTCGCAAGCTGCGGCAGCCGCGCCGATCGGCCTGACCGTATATGACCCGAACGGTACGCCGCTGCTCACGCAAACGCTGCAGCTGTCGCCGGAAACGGGCAGCGAAACGCGCTTCCGCCTGCCCGAACAGGCGGGCGCGGGCGGTTACGAGCTGCGCTTCAGCTACCAGGGCGGCCTGTACGGCGCCGCGTTCCGCGTGGCCGAATACATCAAGCCGCATTTCGAGATCAGCGTGCAGCCATCCAGGCCCGAGTTCAAGACGGGAGAGAAGGTGGATGGCACGATTGCGCTGCGCTATGCCGACGGCAAGCCGGTGCGCAATGCCACGCTCACACTGTCGCTGCGCGGTCAGCAGAATACGCTCGTCGAGGGAGAGCTGCGCTACGGCGGCCTGTTCCCGGTCGACCTGGCAACCCAGGAACTGAAGACCGACAGCAGCGGCAACGCCGACTTCGCGCTGCCGCCTGCCGCCGACCCGTCGCGCTACATCCTCACCGTGCTGGCGACCGATGGCGCCGCCTACCGCGTGAAGACCACGCGCGAACTGCTCATCGCCCGCTCCGCCACCACCTACCAGCTGAAGGCGGCGCGGCAATTCTCCGATTCGGGCCAGGTGGTGCGCTTCGATATCGCTGCCCAGGGGCAGGGCGGGGCGAAGCCGACGCGATGGGAGATGGTGCAGCTCGAAACGCAGACGAAGACGGAGGGAGCGTTCAACAGCGCGGCGAAGACGTGGGACGTGAAGTTCCCCGCCTCCGGCTCCTACCAACTGAGCCTGCGCGACGAGCGGGGCAACCTCGTGGCGGCCACGAGCCATTGGGTCAGCGGTGCCGGCGTCAAGGCAACGCCGGGCAGCATCGAGATCGTGCTGGACCGCGCGCGCTATCGCGCCGGCGAGACGGCCGAGGCACTGATCACCTTCTCCGCCCCGGCCGACCAGGCGCTCTTGACGCTGGAGCGCGACAAGGTGGAAAACCATGGCCTGCTGAACGGCGGCGGCGCGTGGTTCCAGGCACGGCGCGTGGCACCGAACCAGTGGCGCGTGCGCATTCCCGTACGCGAGGAGCATGGACCGAACGTCACGTTCTCCGTCGCCACCGTGCGCAACGGCGAGTTCGTGTTCGAGAACGCCGGCCTGCAAGTGGTCGAGCCGCGCATCGCCCTGCAGTTCGCCACCGACAAGGAGGTGTACCAGCCCGGCGAGAAGGTCACCCTGGACATCACCGCCACGCTCGACGGCAAACCCGTGTCGACGCTGGTGGCGCTCGGTGTCGTGGACGAGATGATCTATGTACTGCAGCCGGAGATCGCGCCGGACATCGCGGACTTCTTCTACCACCCGCGCCGCAACAATGTGCGCACCACGGCCAGCCTGTCGTTCATCAGCTACGACATGGCGCAGGGCCGGCTGAGCGGAGTGCCCGCGCGCCACAACTACAACGAGCGCGGGGTGAAGGTGCTGGAACGGCCGCGCCGCGACAATGTCGATACCGCGTTGTGGGCGCCATCGCTGAAGACGGATGCCGACGGCCGCGCGCGCGTGACGTTCACGATGCCCGATGCGCTGACGCGCTGGCGCATCACGGGCCGCGCGATGGATGCGCAGGGCCGTGTCGGCCAGCGCACCGGCTACCTGCGCTCGGACAAGTCGTTCTATGCGAAGTGGACCGCGCCGGGCTGGATGCGTGCCGGCGACGCGCCGCTGGCCACGGTCGCCGTGTTCAACCAGAGCGGCGCCAAGGCGTCGCTCGACGTCATGCTGACTGCCGGCGGCGCCGCCAGGACGCAGAAGATCGATGCCGCGCCTGGAGTGAACTACGTGGCATTCCCGCTGAACGGCGCTGGCGGCCAGTTGCGCCTGGAAGTGCGGCAGGGTGGCCGTGTCGTCGATGCGCTCGACAGCGCCTTGCAGGTGCAGCCGGCAGGCTGGAGCAGCCCGCGCGCGCTGTCGGTGCCGCTGGCGGGCGCCGTGACGCCGCTGAAGCTGCCGGCCGACGCGCGTAACGTGCGCGTCTCGTTCGCGCAGGGCGCCGCCGGGCACTTCGCGCGCATCGCGGACGACCTGATCGACTATCCCTATGGCGGCGTCGAGCAGACCGCCAGCCGCATCATCCCGCTGACGATGGCGGCGAACAGCCTGCCGCCCGATACCCCCGGCCTGCGCGACCGTCTGCTGGCCAGCCTGCAGAACCAGCGGCTGCGCCTCGTTTCGATGGCCGGGCCGGACGCCGTGTTCGGCTGGTGGGGCGACGGCACGCAGGACAGTGCCCTGATGACGGCCTATGCCTACTACGCCGACTGGTACGCGGCGCGCGCGCTGAAGATCGACCTGCCCGCCGAGCACTGGGAAAACCTGCTGAAGGTGTATGGCGACAAGGGGCCGAACGAGGGCATGGGCCAGCGTGCGCTCGCGCTGTGGATGGCACATGACATGGGCCTGCCGACGAAGACGCTGGCTTCCGGCCTGGTCGACGAGGTGACGGCCGCGATGCCGGCGCCGGCAAAGCCCCAGGCGCGTGCGCTCACGGCGAGCATGGTGCTGGGCGGCGACGACGCCGCCGCGCAGGCACTCGCTCTGGGCCTGGTGTCGGTGGTGGCGGCGGAAAACGGTATCGTGGCCGCGCCGGCGCTGCAGGAACGGATCGGTGCCGCCTGGCAGGTGCTGCGCGAGACGCCGGCGCCGCTCGCCCAGGCCCTGCTGATGCTGGCCGGCCAGGCCCCCGCCAGCCAGGCCGAAGCCGTCCTTGCCGCGGTGCGCGGCGACATGCCGACCATGGACCGGGCGCTCACGCTGCTGTGGGTTCAGAAGAAGCTGGGAGGCGCAAGCTTCGGCAAAGGTGCCGAAATGGTGCCGCAAGGGGCATGGCGCAAGATCGAGACCGCCGCAGGCCAGGCGCAGTGGCGCTGGGTGGATGCGAAGGCGCTGCCGGACGCTCTGGCGCTGGCAGCTGCCGCACCGGCCGGAACGGTCGCGGTGGTGCAGTATGAAAGCCGCGCGGCGGAAACGGCCACGCTGCCCCTAGCCGTGGAGCGCCGTATCCTGCGCATGAAGCGTGGCAATGACGGCTACGCGATGGAACTCGTCAAGCCCGGCGAAGCGCTGCGCACGGATGAACTGTACCTGGACGAAATCCGCCTGAAGCCCGCCGCCGGCGCGCAGCACCGCTTCGGCGTGCTGGAAGTGCCGCTGCCGCCGGGCGCCGGCGTGGAACCCACCACCTGGGGCATCGCGCTCGAAGGCAAGCCGCCCACCCCGCTGGAACGTGCCCGTCATGCCGACCGGCCGGACGGTTATGCCGTGCCGGTCGATCCGGTCGCCGGCGAAACCGTGGTGCGCCACCTGCTGCGCTTTGCGCAGAAGGGCAGCTACGTGTTGCCGCCGGCGCGCTACTACCGCGTGTACCAGCCGGAGCAGAAGGCGATCGAAGGCAACGGCGCCGCCCGGCGCACGCTGAAGGTCGAATGA
- a CDS encoding DUF2300 domain-containing protein produces MMRRTLAAALLPVPLLSVPLLSAAATLDVAWWKEGRVQVRQLRDGGVPPRPFDGSRQVPLGSVWKLFVYVYAVDTGTPLPAYRCTGRDAEEVYCCDAGKSVERDAALAQSCGPFFAPRRLMIGAAPWRAWWSKRLGGAPAGELAWLATPDALVPQRTVRLDSLLRALDSVPAEPRAVAESALLRVVLDGRGTDTVRWFGSQLRVKTFSWHETAERGGAGQRLGGAAGWLADGTPVWFGGPGASAGVIRQWVPRLAAALPPARPGDSGCVEVDFFARYPIRSVRGLAGSAAEGPLQGRHVVRFENGSTLAVQGNGEMLLHRDDAGRPRVRGRFAVNEYVARVVDREGSTAQPEAARALAVAARTYLQQNARQGAGCQRIADSSATQRVSANPATAAALEAARWTDQLVIDGATVRYHRDAAAPDTLAWTQAERHAREGRRFDELLATAWPRAALTIAGNSGTTCTRLQKNEQWLAHALPRWERMLRAEAGYERPAELPGVCALAFGAPYSEQSRNRIFMRPLATREDRITLAHEYLHIGLRRHPRGQDETYVEQLARRLADLNPEAP; encoded by the coding sequence ATGATGCGGCGCACGCTGGCCGCCGCGCTGCTGCCGGTCCCCCTGCTGTCGGTCCCGCTGCTGTCGGCGGCGGCCACGCTCGACGTGGCTTGGTGGAAGGAAGGGCGCGTGCAGGTCAGGCAATTGCGCGACGGCGGCGTGCCGCCGCGGCCGTTCGACGGCAGCCGGCAGGTTCCGCTGGGCAGCGTGTGGAAGCTGTTCGTCTATGTGTACGCGGTCGATACGGGCACGCCGCTGCCGGCCTACCGCTGCACCGGCCGCGATGCCGAAGAGGTGTACTGCTGCGACGCCGGCAAGTCCGTCGAGCGTGACGCGGCGCTGGCGCAATCGTGCGGCCCTTTCTTCGCGCCACGCCGCCTGATGATCGGCGCCGCACCGTGGCGAGCCTGGTGGAGCAAACGGCTGGGCGGCGCCCCGGCCGGCGAACTGGCGTGGCTCGCCACGCCCGATGCACTGGTACCGCAGCGCACCGTCCGGCTGGACAGCCTGTTGCGCGCACTGGACAGCGTGCCGGCCGAGCCGCGGGCGGTGGCGGAAAGTGCGCTGCTGCGCGTGGTGCTCGACGGGCGCGGTACCGATACGGTGCGCTGGTTCGGCAGCCAATTGCGCGTCAAGACATTCTCGTGGCATGAAACCGCCGAACGTGGCGGCGCCGGGCAGCGCCTGGGCGGCGCCGCCGGTTGGCTGGCCGATGGCACGCCCGTGTGGTTCGGGGGCCCTGGCGCGAGTGCAGGCGTGATTCGCCAGTGGGTGCCGCGCCTGGCGGCCGCGCTGCCGCCGGCCAGGCCGGGGGACAGCGGCTGCGTCGAAGTCGATTTCTTCGCGCGCTATCCGATCCGCAGCGTGCGCGGGCTCGCCGGGTCGGCGGCGGAGGGCCCGCTGCAGGGCCGCCACGTGGTGCGCTTCGAGAACGGCAGCACGCTGGCCGTGCAGGGCAACGGCGAGATGCTGTTGCACCGCGATGACGCCGGCAGGCCACGCGTGCGCGGCCGCTTTGCCGTCAACGAATACGTGGCGCGCGTGGTGGACCGCGAGGGCAGCACCGCGCAGCCGGAGGCCGCCCGGGCGCTGGCGGTTGCCGCGCGTACCTACCTGCAGCAGAATGCCCGGCAAGGTGCCGGCTGCCAGCGCATCGCCGACAGCAGCGCCACGCAGCGCGTGAGCGCGAATCCCGCCACGGCGGCCGCGCTCGAAGCGGCACGCTGGACGGACCAGCTGGTGATCGACGGCGCCACCGTGCGATACCACCGGGACGCGGCGGCGCCGGATACGCTCGCCTGGACGCAGGCGGAGCGGCACGCGCGCGAAGGGCGCCGTTTCGATGAGTTGCTTGCCACCGCATGGCCGCGTGCCGCGCTCACGATCGCCGGCAACAGCGGCACCACCTGCACGCGCCTGCAAAAGAACGAACAGTGGCTGGCGCATGCGCTGCCGCGCTGGGAGCGCATGCTGCGCGCCGAGGCCGGCTACGAGCGGCCGGCCGAGCTGCCGGGCGTATGCGCGCTGGCCTTCGGCGCGCCGTACTCGGAACAATCGCGCAACCGCATCTTCATGCGGCCGCTGGCCACGCGCGAGGATCGCATCACGCTGGCCCACGAGTACCTGCACATCGGGTTGCGCCGTCATCCGCGCGGCCAGGACGAAACCTATGTCGAGCAGCTCGCACGGCGGCTGGCCGACCTGAATCCGGAGGCACCATGA
- a CDS encoding DUF2135 domain-containing protein, with translation MIPRTACASTTLLALLALLALPAAAIAQEHALATPAGGWNRAGLTDKSQELTRNYPYSLIDRGSQKNRRMIAGRLTQAGEKRPFPKLVVNGNPTPLYTDSDGRYARAYSFGSGSNSVEIRGQDGRGIKRVQFYEADRSRPQPVLRVIAAWDDNQAEVDLHVVTPDGQHAFWAHPALSNGGGLDADTVDGPGPENFVMTAPQRGAYQVWINYWGNFGGSGYHFDESTRQQPIITTRITLVFHENTARERREEFVVPLRSIGELTLVKSFKF, from the coding sequence ATGATACCGCGCACCGCATGCGCTTCGACCACGTTACTGGCATTGCTGGCGTTGCTGGCACTGCCGGCGGCCGCGATCGCGCAGGAGCACGCGCTGGCCACGCCCGCCGGCGGCTGGAATCGCGCCGGCCTGACGGACAAGTCGCAGGAGTTAACCAGGAACTATCCCTATTCGCTGATCGACCGCGGCAGCCAGAAGAACCGGCGCATGATCGCCGGCCGCCTGACCCAGGCGGGCGAGAAGCGGCCGTTCCCCAAGCTGGTCGTGAACGGCAACCCCACCCCGCTGTATACCGACAGCGACGGTCGCTATGCGCGCGCCTACTCGTTCGGCTCCGGCTCCAACAGCGTGGAAATCCGCGGCCAGGATGGCCGCGGGATCAAGCGCGTACAGTTCTACGAGGCCGACCGCAGCCGCCCGCAGCCCGTCTTGCGCGTGATCGCGGCCTGGGACGACAACCAGGCAGAAGTCGACCTGCACGTGGTCACGCCGGACGGCCAGCATGCCTTCTGGGCCCATCCCGCGCTGAGCAATGGCGGTGGGCTCGATGCCGACACGGTCGATGGGCCGGGACCCGAGAATTTCGTGATGACGGCGCCGCAACGCGGTGCCTACCAGGTATGGATCAACTACTGGGGGAACTTCGGCGGATCCGGCTACCATTTCGACGAATCGACACGGCAGCAACCCATCATCACCACGCGCATCACGCTGGTCTTCCACGAAAACACGGCGCGGGAGCGGCGCGAGGAATTCGTCGTCCCCCTGCGCAGCATCGGCGAGCTGACGCTGGTGAAATCCTTCAAGTTCTAA
- a CDS encoding DUF2135 domain-containing protein, producing the protein MTMPSYRLPPLLPHLLLLLPLAATAQVTIESPKGGWRNSAGAREQYTQGVNYPANRVNLQPGQSETAQIRGRIAGAHKGKPATLVVNGVAMPLEVQEDGTFGRPYGFGSGANSVEVRAPDGTARARSQFVDAYAGKTQARLRVVLSWDSPGTDIDLHVVTPDGGHAWYGSRVLRDGGALDVDVTTGYGPEIFSSATPPKGNYHVYVNYYGSGEERQALTVAQVAIITNENTPREKQQVFRVPLRAPGELTLVKSFVFP; encoded by the coding sequence ATGACCATGCCTTCGTACCGATTGCCGCCGCTGTTGCCGCACCTGCTGCTTCTTCTGCCGCTGGCCGCCACGGCCCAGGTCACCATCGAATCGCCGAAAGGCGGCTGGCGCAACTCCGCCGGCGCCCGCGAACAATACACGCAGGGCGTCAACTATCCCGCCAACCGGGTGAACCTGCAGCCGGGCCAGAGCGAGACGGCGCAGATTCGCGGCCGCATCGCCGGCGCGCACAAGGGCAAGCCCGCCACGCTCGTCGTCAACGGCGTGGCGATGCCGCTGGAAGTGCAGGAGGATGGTACGTTCGGCCGCCCGTACGGCTTCGGTAGCGGCGCCAACAGCGTGGAAGTGCGTGCCCCCGACGGCACCGCGCGGGCGCGCAGCCAGTTCGTCGACGCCTACGCGGGCAAGACGCAGGCGCGCCTGCGCGTGGTGCTGTCGTGGGACAGCCCGGGCACCGACATCGACCTGCACGTGGTGACGCCGGATGGCGGCCACGCCTGGTACGGCAGCCGCGTGCTCAGGGATGGTGGGGCGCTGGACGTGGACGTGACGACCGGCTACGGCCCGGAAATCTTTTCCAGCGCGACACCGCCGAAAGGCAACTACCACGTCTACGTCAATTACTACGGCAGCGGCGAGGAGCGCCAGGCGCTGACGGTGGCGCAGGTGGCCATCATCACGAACGAGAACACGCCGCGCGAGAAGCAGCAGGTGTTCCGCGTGCCGCTGCGCGCGCCGGGCGAGCTGACGCTGGTGAAGTCGTTCGTGTTTCCCTGA
- the rtcR gene encoding RNA repair transcriptional activator RtcR → MKKTVIIGFVGTQLDNARGATRWERWRPTVALTQHEDFIVDRLDLLHTDNAGRLVKEVAADIAAVSPETAVVPHLLPIDDIWDFERVYAALFDFAKRYPFDPDREDYWIHITTGSHVAQICLFLMTEARFFPGRLVQTSPPRPQGNGPGQYTLIDLDLSRYDQIAQRFSREQEEGVAFLKSGIATRNARFNALIEEVERVAVRSRAPMLLMGPTGGGKSFLARRIYELKKTRHQLDGKFVDINCATLRGDGASSTLFGHVRGSFTGATSDRPGLLRAAHKGLLFLDEIGELGLDEQAMLLKAIEEKRFLPVGSDTEVRSEFQLIAGTNRDLGLEVRAGRFREDLYARINLWTYELPGLAERIEDIEPNLAYLLAEHGRENGQQVRFNKEAREHYLRFATSAAAPWTGNFRDLVASVTRMATLAESGVITIATVTNEIVRLKALWRHAGLAPAGDVDLGMVLGEDAAAQLDLFDALQLRAVIGVCRQSRTLSDAGRKLYGVSREAKAKPNDADRLKKYLARFALDWEAVQV, encoded by the coding sequence ATGAAAAAGACGGTCATCATCGGTTTCGTCGGCACGCAGCTCGACAATGCACGCGGTGCCACGCGCTGGGAGCGCTGGCGGCCAACGGTGGCGCTGACGCAGCACGAGGATTTCATCGTCGACCGGCTCGATCTTCTTCACACGGACAATGCGGGTCGCCTGGTCAAGGAGGTCGCGGCGGACATCGCCGCAGTGTCGCCGGAGACGGCCGTGGTGCCGCACCTGTTGCCGATCGACGATATATGGGACTTCGAGCGGGTGTATGCGGCGTTGTTCGACTTCGCCAAGCGCTACCCCTTCGATCCGGACCGGGAGGATTACTGGATCCATATCACCACCGGCAGCCACGTGGCGCAGATCTGCCTGTTCCTGATGACGGAGGCGCGCTTCTTCCCCGGCCGGCTCGTGCAGACTTCCCCGCCCCGGCCGCAGGGCAACGGGCCCGGCCAGTACACGCTGATCGACCTGGACCTGTCGCGCTATGACCAGATCGCCCAGCGCTTTTCGCGCGAGCAGGAAGAAGGCGTGGCGTTCCTGAAGTCCGGCATCGCTACCCGCAACGCCCGTTTCAATGCGCTGATCGAGGAAGTGGAACGGGTCGCCGTCCGCTCGCGCGCGCCGATGTTGCTGATGGGGCCCACCGGCGGCGGCAAGTCCTTCCTGGCCCGGCGCATCTACGAATTGAAGAAGACGCGCCACCAGCTGGACGGCAAGTTCGTCGACATCAACTGTGCCACGCTGCGCGGCGATGGCGCCTCGTCCACGCTGTTCGGCCATGTGCGCGGCTCGTTCACCGGCGCGACGTCCGACCGGCCCGGCTTGCTGCGCGCGGCGCACAAGGGCCTGCTGTTCCTGGATGAAATCGGCGAGCTGGGGTTGGACGAACAGGCGATGCTGCTGAAGGCGATCGAGGAAAAGCGCTTCCTGCCGGTGGGCAGCGATACCGAGGTGCGCAGCGAGTTCCAGCTGATCGCCGGCACAAACCGCGACCTGGGGCTGGAAGTGCGGGCAGGCCGGTTCCGCGAAGACCTGTATGCGCGCATCAACCTGTGGACCTACGAACTGCCCGGCCTGGCCGAACGCATCGAGGATATCGAACCCAACCTTGCCTACCTGCTGGCCGAGCACGGGCGCGAGAACGGCCAGCAGGTGCGCTTCAACAAGGAAGCCAGGGAGCACTACCTGCGCTTCGCCACGTCGGCCGCCGCGCCATGGACGGGCAACTTCCGCGACCTCGTGGCTTCCGTCACGCGCATGGCCACCCTGGCCGAGTCGGGCGTGATCACCATCGCCACTGTGACGAACGAGATCGTGCGGCTGAAGGCGCTGTGGCGCCACGCCGGCCTAGCGCCGGCCGGCGATGTCGACCTGGGGATGGTGCTGGGCGAGGACGCGGCGGCGCAGCTCGACCTGTTCGATGCGCTGCAGCTGCGTGCGGTGATCGGCGTCTGCCGGCAGTCACGCACCCTGTCCGACGCGGGCCGCAAGCTGTATGGCGTATCGCGCGAGGCGAAGGCCAAGCCGAACGACGCCGACCGGCTGAAAAAATACCTGGCGCGCTTCGCGCTCGATTGGGAAGCCGTGCAGGTGTAG
- a CDS encoding RtcB family protein: MNKQNYEVMQVEGGSHVKMWTKGVPVEESARAQLANTARMPFIYKHIAVMPDVHLGKGSTIGSVVPTLGAIIPAAVGVDIGCGMMAAKTTLIANDLPDSLSALRSAIERAIPHGMSPKTRGFRGRDQGSWHTPPSAVDAAWATLKDGFDALCEKNPRLRQSNNHRHLGTLGSGNHFVEVYLDEAGFVWFMLHSGSRGVGNTIGTFFIELAKEDMRRHFINPPDQDLAYLAEGTEHYADYVEAVGWAQEFARKNREVMMVNLIAAVRTVIAKPFETHVEAVNCHHNYVQKERHFGQDVMVTRKGAVSAKSGELGIIPGSMGAKSFIVRGKGNPDSFDSCSHGAGRTMSRAEAKRRFTVADHVLATEGVECRKDADVVDEIPMAYKDIDAVMHAQRDLVEVVHTLKQIVCVKG; encoded by the coding sequence ATGAACAAGCAAAACTATGAAGTCATGCAGGTCGAAGGGGGCAGCCACGTGAAGATGTGGACGAAGGGCGTGCCGGTCGAAGAATCAGCGCGGGCACAGCTCGCCAACACGGCACGCATGCCGTTCATCTACAAGCACATCGCCGTGATGCCCGACGTCCATCTCGGCAAGGGCTCGACGATCGGTTCGGTGGTGCCCACGCTGGGGGCGATCATCCCGGCGGCCGTGGGCGTGGACATCGGCTGCGGCATGATGGCCGCGAAAACCACCCTGATCGCGAACGACCTGCCGGACAGCCTGTCCGCCCTGCGCAGCGCGATCGAGCGGGCGATCCCGCACGGCATGTCGCCGAAGACGCGCGGTTTCCGGGGCCGCGACCAGGGTTCCTGGCATACTCCGCCGTCGGCCGTCGACGCGGCCTGGGCCACGCTGAAGGATGGCTTCGACGCACTGTGCGAAAAGAATCCGCGGCTGCGGCAATCGAATAACCACCGCCACCTGGGTACGCTGGGCAGCGGGAACCACTTCGTCGAGGTATATCTCGACGAGGCGGGCTTCGTCTGGTTCATGCTGCATTCCGGCTCGCGCGGCGTGGGCAACACGATCGGCACCTTCTTCATCGAGCTGGCGAAGGAAGACATGCGGCGCCACTTCATCAACCCGCCGGACCAGGACCTGGCCTACCTGGCCGAAGGCACCGAGCACTATGCGGACTATGTGGAGGCGGTGGGCTGGGCGCAGGAATTCGCCCGCAAGAACCGCGAGGTGATGATGGTGAACCTGATCGCCGCCGTGCGCACGGTGATCGCCAAGCCGTTCGAGACCCACGTGGAGGCGGTCAACTGCCACCACAACTACGTGCAGAAGGAGCGGCACTTCGGGCAGGACGTGATGGTCACCCGCAAGGGCGCGGTGTCGGCAAAGTCGGGCGAGCTCGGTATCATCCCGGGTTCGATGGGCGCGAAGAGCTTCATCGTGCGCGGCAAGGGCAACCCGGACAGCTTCGACAGCTGCAGCCATGGCGCCGGCCGCACGATGAGCCGGGCCGAGGCGAAGCGGCGTTTCACGGTGGCGGACCACGTACTGGCTACCGAAGGGGTGGAGTGCCGCAAGGATGCGGACGTGGTCGATGAGATTCCGATGGCCTACAAGGACATCGACGCGGTCATGCATGCGCAACGCGACCTGGTGGAAGTGGTGCACACGCTCAAGCAGATCGTGTGCGTGAAAGGATGA